CCAGAACAAGTATGCTCAAAGATGCAAAAACAATTATTCAAAGCCCTCTACATACGTAATTCACAAACGAAGAACTACATGATAAACTGCATAGATGACTGTTCAAGGAAGGTTGTGAGCTTATGGTCGAACAGAAAGAAGAGCAGGGATGTGCTGAATGTATTGGAGGAATGGGTAAGGGTTAATGGGAATCCAAAGAAGGTTATGCATGATAATGGGAGGCAGTTCAAGAGCAAGATCTTCAGGCGTTTCATGGAGAAGAATTGCATCAAGGATAAAGCAATCAGGAACTACTATCCTCAAGAACAAGGTAAGGTAGAAGCCTACAACAAGATAGTAAGGAATGAGTTCCTGGCAGTTGAAGAGATTGCAAGCATAGAGGATGGTAAGATGAGGTATGCCATCTTTGTGAAAGCATACAATGATGAAAGAGAGCATGGAGGCATCAACGGTCTTACTCCATCTGAAATGTTCATGCAAGCGTTAAATAGCAAGGATAGCAACAAGAAGCAGGCAAGAGTGTTACCCATGTAGGTAATCGAAAGTGTTACCTATCTGTGTAAGCTTAACAGGTAACAATTTTTAAAACTCTTGTGGTGTTTCTTCAATACTTGGCGTTGACCACTTTGTTTCCCTATTGGGCAATTCTACTTTGAATATATGTGTAGGATTAAATTGTGTTCTATCGTTCAATATTATCCCAGCATTGTAAAATCTTAAAACAGGAAATATGAAGACATGCACCATTAACTTTCTCTTCAGATAATAAACTGGTATGACCTTGAGGTCAGAATACCGCTGGAACCGCTGCGATGGATAGGCTAGTTTATGCCATCCGATATCTAGTCCATTATTACCATAAAGTAACTTTGCCTCAAACACCAATACGCAATCCTCTGTCCATAAACTGTAATCCAGCTCTTCCTGCCCCTCATAGGTAAAGATCTTCTGAGGATTACTCTGATCCTTCCTGTTGAAATACACGTCAAATCTCGAGTTCCTGTTACCTCTAGGACCCACGAAATACTCCACATCACCAAATAATTCCTTCATAATTTTGTCATATATACCTAGAAACCTGAGCTGTTCCAGAGCGGCGTTTTCTAATGTATTTCTACTAAATGCGTCTTGTAGGTGTATGAAGCCAGATGGTAATTCTGCTTGAATTTCTTTTACATTATCGGTCTTCAGATTTACATAGGGAGCTGGATACTGTTCTTGATCAAAAATTATGGAATGACCTCTCCCCGATCTAATCACATAAAAGTTGTTATTGGTTAAAGTTCTGGATTGCTTAGACCAGAAGTCTATTGACAGGTATTGGGGTGCACGTCCTTTAACCTGCATGCCAAGTTCTTTCAGCATTGACTGAAAGGACCATGGGATCGCATAGTATCCTTTATTCCTGATACTCTCCTTAAAGTCCTCTCTCTTGATCAATATCTCCCATGGGTTATTTACGACCATACCATTATAACGAATATTCTTCGAAATAAACGAATAGGTGAACTGGCAAATTTTTACTTCATAAAACAGAAGTCGGAGGGTCGGCTATACGTATTAGTCTAAGATTACTTGGATTATTATTTCCTCTCCTTTGCTCATTAATAGCAAGAAATGTAGATGATTTTGCCACTATTTGCCTGATGAAATTCTCTCATCACGCAAAACTGCCCAAACGTAAGCAGGGCCTCTCACAAGCTCTATAATAACTCCAGGACCTTTGATTGAAACCAGTTTGAATGCCTTGTGGGAATCGCTCTTTGGGATTCTATAATCTGTGCGACTGGGGCGAAAATAATCTCCTTCAATTGTATATGTAAATTCCAGATTTCTTATTGTAAAGAACCTTTCACCTGCATTTCCAACTATGTGTCTCCATACTTCGTCGAAGGATGCAGATACCATATACATTCAATGTAAGTTCATTGTTATATTCGTTATTCTTTCTACATGAAATCCGCAAAACAATGCGACCACGGTTCAGTTGGAGACCATACGTACTAAGGGCTTTCTTCGATACACAGCTGCTGATCGCAGAATCCCGCGGGAAGATAGCACATGACTTCAGGGTGTTCTTCATGGGGCACAAAGGCTCCATAGAAGCGAAATACACCGCAAACAAGGGGATACTTCCAGCGGCACTCATCAGCGAGATGCGTGAAGCCTTCAAGCGGCGCCAGGAATTCCTCGACTTGGAAATCTCTGAAGACGTACTGGAGAAGCAGAAAGAAGAAGTAAGGTCAAGAATCGAGCAGATGTCGCCCGAGGAGCTCGCAAAGGTGCAAGAACTTGTCAGGGGTCTGACAGGTGGCAATACCGAGGCAAGCAGCGGGTCTCAACCTCCGATGAAGCAGAACAGCTCATCGGAGAAGGATGGCAGTTCGTCGGAACTTTACCCAATGGCAAGGTCGTCGTCGGGAAGAATGATTCGCCAAAACAGTATTAGCGGGCTCGGTGGGATTCGAACCCACGACCTACAGCTCTCTCCGATTAGATTAGGAGGCTGCCGCGCTTTCTGGAGACCTGCTTGTCCATACTGCGCCACGAGCCCAACAAAAACGCTGTCAGCACTTTTATAAACTATCTTGCAACAACGTTTTAAGATTCTTCCATCCGTTACCAATGCTGTTGCCCCACCTTTCAAAGTAGATCACATCGTTCAATGGCAACCGCGGCAGCCAACCTACGCGTTCAAGATCAGGTTTGTCTTCAAAATGTGTAACATATCCCATTGTAAGGTATGCAATTGGCTCAATGTATTCTGGCAGCCCCAATATTTCCCTTAAGTCATCATTGCTCAGTATGCTTACCCAGCCTACACCGATACCTTCTGCCCTAGCAGCTAACCATAGGTTCTGTATCGCGCAGCACACGCTATACACACCAGTCTCTGATATACTAGTACGTCCTATTACAAATGGTCCGAACCTTGTCGAGTCATAAGTAATGCATAGATTGATCGGGGCATCAAGTATGCCTTCCAGTTTCAATGCCAGATATGCTGAACGTCTAGCGTCCTCTATTAACTTTGAAGACCTCTCACGCTCCTTGCTAAATGACTCTTTGACCTTCCTCTTTATTTCTATATCTTTGATGAGTATAAAATTCCACGGTTGTGAAAACCCTACAGATGGTGCATGATGTGCCGCATCAAGTATCCGTTTAAGAACATCTTCAGGGATCGGATCATGTATGAACTGAGCCCTTACGTCCCTCCTAGAATGTATCGCTTTGTATACACCGTCCTTTTCCTGCTGGGAGAAATTACTCATTGTCCCTTTGCTATGAGAAATAATAATTAATAAAGATAATCTACCCAAGCAGGATCAATGAGGAATGTTCCCAAATAATTGTTCGAGATGTATGCAATATAAAGAATCCGTAATAATTCAATTAGAGTTTGACTGATACCACTTTTCGTATAGCGATGACCTTCTAATTCTGTCCGCATGTGCTCTTGCCGCTCCCTTTTCCCTAGTTGTATAGATATTATCTATGTTAATTTCTGCTCCAACAACCATTTCTCTATTCATAACGCCGTCGGCAATTACGCCGTTACTTGGCCAAGGCTTGTCGCATGGCGATAGAATAGCTGATCTTCCTATACCAACTAATTTTGACGAGAGTTTGCCTATAACACTGCTCATTACTGTAATTAGCTGATTCTCAACAGACCTTGCTTCGCACGCATGCCTTATTCTGTAATAGCCGGCGTCGGTAAGTGTGAACGATGGACAAAAGATTATTTCAGCTCCATTTAACGCTAACGCCCTTGCACATTCTGGTATCTGGGATTCATAGCAAATGCATACGCCCATCTTCACACTTTTAGTCTTTACAACATTCAAAGTATCGTATTCTGACATGCCCCACTTTTCCTTCTCTAATGGGAACAGGTGGGTTTTCCTGTGTTTGTATATACGACCACTTGGATCGAACATGAAGCATGTATCGTAATACCTACCGTTCTCTTCCTCCACAGTAGTGCCTCCAACTATGAATTGATCCCTTTCTCTTGCTAATTTACTGAAGAATTCAATGTAATCGTCAGTGTATTTTACTATCCCTTTAATATCAGAATATTTTGCCTTTTCAAGATCTATATCTATTGCAACTAAACCTAGTGTGAACCATTCTCCAAACACAACGACATCAGCATTTTTACTCTTATTCATCAATTTCAAGACAGAATATCTGAACATTTCAAACCTTTTGAATGGTCTGAGCTTGAATTGGGTAACCGCGATCCTTATCTTTCGCATACGAAGTAACTAGTTTCAACAAAATTAAAGCTTACTTCCTGCATTAACGCAATTAAGAACAAGCAAACATAATAAAGGTCGAATTTTGTGAGTGTTTAGGGGCCGGTCGTCTAGTTGGTTAGGATACCGCTCTGACACAGCGGTGGTCGAGAGTTCAAGTCTCTCCCGGCCCACTCAATAACCACACATGTCACAGAACTTCCGGTTGAACGTTGATAGCTGCCATGGGAATATGGATCGTACTCTGGGAAGGTGTTGTCTTCACAACCTCCACCATGTAGCCTTGGAAGTTGCTTCTAACACTTTCAAGATGGCTTAGCAGTACTATCCTGCTGAACTCCCTCGTTAAATTATGTATTACACCCATGGCCTCTCTAACACCGGCCTCGTCCAAGTTTCCAAAGTCACCCTCGTCTATGAAAAGAGTTTGCATGCTTGCAAGTGCATGTTCTTTCGTGTGCGGCAGCTTGCTTAAAATTCTAGATATAGCAATGCGCAAGGCCATGTTTATTCTGGTCTGCTGACCTCCCGAGAAGTACTGTATAGGTCTCTCTTCCCCTCCTATAGTAGCACCGATGCTGAGTGTCTCGCTGTCAATATTTACAGCAGTTATAGTGCCTTCTGATAGTTCGTTTATTATTGCGGTGCTCTCCTTCTCTACATAAGGAACAAGGCGCTTCAGGATATTTTCTGGAATATTACTGAATATAGCCATAAGCTCTTCTAATGTGGAAATGGTTGCCCTCGTTTTTTCAATAGCATCCTCGTTCCTTTCTAGAACGCTTTCCTTCTTTTTTAGTTCTGCAAGGTGTTTTGTAAGCGTATTGTAGTTGGTACGTTCTTTTGTTAGAGTCACAACGTTTTGCTCATGAATCTTTTCAACTGATTGCAGTTCCTCCTTCACTAGTGCGAATTTGTGCTCTATGTCCTGCAGTTCTTTGACCAGTGATAGCAATTTTCTTCTCTCCTCCTTCATTTGTAATAAGTTACTGGTTAACTTACTTACTTCACTCACTATTTTCGGCAATAATTTTAACTGTGTTTGTACGCTTGAGTACTTTTCTGCAATTTTTTGCTGTCTCAATAAGGTAACATTCTTCTCTAATGAATCATACTCTGTCGTACTAAAGCGTAAAGATACTAAACGATTCTTGTATTGCTCGATCTCTCTGCTAACACCTTCTATTTCTTTGATTATTTTGTCTTTCTTATTGCTTAGCGCATCGAGTCTATTCCTCTCTTCAAAAAGTTCATCCTGCCTGCTGTAAACACTCTCCAACTTTGATTTGGAGACTTCTACATTTGCAAGTCTCTGATCAATTCTGTGAAGTTGTACAGAAATGGATCTTAGGTGATCCTGTCTCTTTTTTATACCAGCTTCATGTGATTTGATCTCTTTCAAATAACGCTTTAGCAGCCCCTTTGTGTCTGGTATCTTCTGCGAACATATAGGGCACGTATGTTTACTCCTGATCCTATTCATCTGCGACCTTAATTCATTCAAGGTGTTTATGGCTGCATTCATGGAAGCTGTAAGTTGGTACCTGCTTTCCTCAATCTCTACCTTTTTTCTTTCTAACTTGACCATCTCCTCCCTTACCTTTTTGATCTCTTTTGATGATGGAATCTGCTTCTTCAATCTGTTAACTATAGCCATTCTTTCTTCAATATCCTTCATTATAGATGCCAATTCTTCTTTCTTATCGTTCAAAGTGTTTTTTAACAAGTTCATTTTGCCATACAATTTGTCATATTGTGACTTTGACGGCCTCATCTTTGCCAGTGATTTTGTTATGGAAATAAACTCTTCGTATGATCTCTTAGTAGCTGCAAAATTACTTTGAAGAGCCAGAAGTTGTTTCTGCTCACTTTTCTTTTCATCCAACGTTTTCTCTATACTTGCTATTTGTTCGTTAATGCCATCGATCTTCTCATTCAATTTTATGTAGGTGTTATAATCTCTTTCCAAGTTCTTTCTTAATTTACTCAACTGTTGAACCTTCTTACCAGAGCTTGTTCTTTGCTGCTCCAGCTTCGTAATCGTCTTGCTCAAACGCTTTATAGAGCTCTCTACCTGAGGTATCTTCGCTACTTCGTTAGCAAGAACCTCGTTAGCAGACTCCAGCTCTTTTACAGAAAGAACTTTTTCTTCCACCTCCTTTTTTACAATTTGCTGGTAACGACTGTATTTGTCAAGCCCAAAGAGTTTAACAAACGCCTCTTTCCTTGTTGCTGGCAGTGCATCGGTAAGTACGTTCATTTCCCCCTGTAGTATTACGGTAGATTTTGTGAATCCTTCCCAGTCCAGGCCTAGTCCTTTGCTTGTAACATATTCATACACCGCATCATCTTTTGCTTTAACCTCTCCGTCTTCAAGCAACTCCCCAGTGGAACCCTTTCTGTTTATTTCACGGTTTACAGCAAAGTTATGTCCAAAATTTTCAAATTCTATATGGATTGACGCTTTCGTAGACTCATGGTTAACCAGATCTGCTATGCTTAGAAATCCATCGGCTACATCAAATGAAGTTCTGAAGGTCCTGCCATACAGACCTACGCAGATAGCATCAAGAATGGATGTTTTTCCAGCACCATTTTCTCCAAAGATAAGGGTGACCTGATTTTCAGGAAAAACAAGTTCCTGCTGTTCCTTAAAACGCATAAACCCCTTTAAAATTAGCTTTCTGAACTTCATGCCTTCTCCGCTCTCTTAATTATTTTGCTACCCATCTTCAGAAGCATCTGGGCGTTGATGGCATACTTTCTCTTGCTCTTAACATAAAGTTCCAATTCCTTCACTGGCGGTAGAATGTAGTGTTCGCCGAGCTGCGCAGTTTCTGGCAAGGAGACCGTTGTTCTTGCCTGCACCTTGTAATCGAATACTTTACAATCTTCCAACTTCTCCATTATGGATTCCCAGCTTATAGCGTTGTTTTCATGTATGTCTATGTTTTCAAGTTTAATTCGTACAAGTGCGTTCTTAAGTTCACTAGCTCTTAACTCTATTGAATCCAGTACGAATTTTTCTATCTTCGATGCCGAAGAACCAGAGCAATCGAAATCGATGACGGTGATCATCTTTCTTATGGGTAACCGAACAGGCTTTACCTTGATTCCCTCTTCTAACTCAACCAGCAAAGCATACTTCTCTTCACCCTCCTCTCCAAAATCAAATCGCTCAGATGAGCCAGAGTAGAACATCGGAATAGATACATTCTGTATCTGCTGGAACTTGTGCATATGACCTAGCGCCACGTAGGAAAACCTATCCGGAATCTGATCCGGTTTCACATATTCGCCCGCAAATGGCTCCACAAGTTGCTCGGAACCAAGCTGCGCACCCTCAACTGGTACATGTGCAACAAGTATTTTCTTATCAGAAGTTGATTTTTCCAGCGCAGCATCAAGCATACCAGAAAACTTTGCGCCCACCTCGTCAAACTTGGAAGGAGCCGGCACGCATACAAAGTCGTAACTTCCAAGAATGAAGGTGCTTGGTTCAGTCGCAACGAAAACGTTATCGATCTCGCTCAAAATGGTCAACGGGTTGAGACCTGATGCCGTCTTGGGCGTTTCGTGATTGCCGCTTACTATCAGGATCATTGTTCCCGCCTTTGAGAGACGTTTCAAAAGACGTGTAACCTCTAACGTATAGTATGGATGCGGTGTGGCATTTGCAAATAAATCGCCAGCGATAACCAGCACATCAACCCTTTCCGTAAGAGCCATCTTACAAATGCTCTTGAATGCATGCAAGTAGTCCAGCCCCCTTGCGTTAAGCCCTGTCTGAGGATCTACCCTAGAGTACGCCACCTGTCCTAGATGATTGTCAGAAGTCTGCAGTATTCGCATGCCAATCCACTATATTTTTAATATTTATTTTCACTGCTTTATAAGGAATGCATTCCTTTTATACTGCAACGCTTTGATTTTTATCACCTTCACATGATAGTTGTGACGTGAGCTCCGAGGATCTTGCACTGAAAGCGGTGGATCACGCAAGAAATTTGGGTGCTACTTATGCTGATGTTCGTTTCGAAGTTAGATCGGATAAGGAATTGTTAATAGAGAACGGTTCCATAGAACACTTTGCTTCAACGGAGAACTCAGGCATAGGCATACGCGTACTCGTTAACGGTGCGTGGGGATTTTATGCCTATGCGAATCCAAACAGCATGAATGATGTAAGTAATGCTGCTGAGCAAGCGTTTAAACTTGCAAAAAGCTCTAGCATGTATGTGAAGAATAAAATCATTCTTGCAGATGCAAAGGCGTTTGTTGACAAGGTAACTTACGATTACAAGAAGGATCCAAGAGAATCTATGGACGAACTTGAACGGATTGCAAGGGAATGTGATAAGATAATGAGGGGGAGTAATAGAATTAGCAAATCATCAGTTTCTGTAGGCTATACATATGTTGAGAAATTGTTTGTTAATAGCGATGGTGCTAGAATACATCAGCAATACATCGATACTATAACGAGCCTTTCAGCCACTGCGCACGAATCTGGCCTGACACAAAATGTTTCTGCCACGGAGGGCGGACGGGGCGGCATAGAGATGTTAACTGAACATGTTGATGTTCGCAAAACTGCTGCTCATATAGCGCAGAAGGCCAGCGAGCTTATAGATGCTAAACCCGCAAAAGAACACAAAGCTCAGGTTGTGCTCAATCCAGACTTTGTTGCTTTGCTTACACATGAAATTCTAGGACATCCGTCTGAAGCGGACAGGGTGCTAGGATATGAAATGGCTTGGGCTGGTGGCGCATGGTGGACAGGAAAGCTGGGACAGAAAGTTGGTTCTGATTCATTATCTGTTTCTGATAATCCAGTAATAAAAAATAGTCTCGGCCATTACAAGTATGATGATGAGGGAGTGCTTGCTAGAGAAAAAATATTGATAAAAAATGGGATATTGAATGACCATATGCACAGTAGAGAAACGGCAGTGAAGTTTAATGTGGAACCAAACGCTGGCATGAGAGCAACTGGATACGAATTCATACCCTTGATAAGAATGGCTTGCACATACGTAAATGCTGGCGACTGGAATCGTGAAGAAATGATTAAGGAAGTTAAAGATGGATATCTGATTTGTAACATGAAGGTTCCGTCAATAGATATGATGCGCTACAATTGGAGTATTTCCTGCCAGTACGGATACAGAATTAGAAATGGCGAAGTAGAGGGAATGCTGCGTGATGTTATAGTCATGGGCATAGCCCCAGAATTCTTTGGTTCCATTGATGCATGTAGCAAGGAATTCGAAATAAGACCTATTTTGAACTGTGGTAAAGGCGATCCTATGCAGACTATGCGAATGGGTAATGGTGGTCCATACATTAGGGGAGTAGCAACCGTCAAGAGCGTCGAATGATATCTTTACATTAACTTGTTTCAATTAATTAATATGCATATTATACGATTAATTGCAATAACGATAATGAAAGATGATCTTGAGACGATCGCAGAGCAGGTAAGGAAATGTACATTATGCGATTTGTGCAAAGGCAGAAAAAATGCTGTTCCAGGCGAAGGTTGTAGTTATGCAAGAATCATGTTTGTTGGAGAGGCCCCCGGAAGAAATGAAGACGAGCAGGGAAGACCATTTGTAGGTGCTGCGGGCAAACTGCTGACTCTAGCCCTAGAGGAGGCAGGGTTGTCAAGGGAAGATGTCTTCATTACAAATGTGGTAAAATGCAGACCTCCAAATAATAGGGTACCTACAGATCAAGAAAGAGCATCGTGCAGACCGTATCTTGAACGGCAGATAAAATTGATCGATCCAGCGATCATCTGCATACTAGGACGAACTGCATATGAATCATTACTTAAAGGAGGTTCCATAACCTCCGACAGGGGAAAGTTAGTTCGCTATGAAAATAGATATTACTTTCTAACAGTACATCCTGCAGCTGCAATCTATAATCCAGGGCTGAAATCGATCTTCAAGAAGGATATAATAAAATTAGGTAATTCTTTGAAGGAACTTGAATCTAAGAGGGGTTCCTTGGAGAAGTATCTATGAAAATAATTCCTAGAGAATTTTACAACAGAGATACAGTCGAGGTTGCTAAGGATCTACTGGGAAAAATACTTGTCAGAGTTGTTGATAGAAATATATTGTCAGGCATTATAGTTGAAACTGAGGCTTATAGATCAACGGATGATCCTGCAAGTCATTCCTTCAGAGGAAAAACTAAAAGAAACAGCGTTATGTTTGGAGAGGTCGGGCATGCTTATGTTTACTTTACGTATGGAAATCACTATTGCCTTAACGTAGTAGCTAAAGATAGTAATACTTTAGCTGGTGCAGTTTTAATACGATCTATAGAACCTATTGAAGGGATAAAACATATGCAGAGGTTTCGTGGTACCAGCGATCTCTACAATTTAACAACTGGACCTGGCAAACTAACAAAGGCATTGAATATTACAAGAATGCAGAATGGCATTGATGTAACTAGAAAAGGAGAAATATATGTTTTAGACGGTAATTACGTAGATGATTCCTGCATAATTACTTCATCAAGGATAGGAATTAGAACAGCGTTGGAGAAAAAGTGGCGATTTCTGATTGCCAACAATAAATTTGTATCCAAGAAAGGCAAAAACTATAACTAGCATTTGTCATTCCTATTGTCATCGTCACCGTTACCCTTATCGCCATTACTTTCCTCATCGTCTCTAACGGTCCATGGGAACCATTTACCAACATACTTACCCCAGTCAATTCTTAACATGTATATGATTACCAGAGTTAGCACTGCGCCAAATATACCCAAGTATATGTAGAAAGTGGTAATATCAGGTATATTCTCAAGATAGGGGAGCAGCAATGATAGTCCCACCACATTTGCCAATACCGCTATAACTTCTGATAGCAGAACCTTACCAGCCAATGTCGCAACTAAGAATCGCATTGGGTTGTATTTTGAAAGACCCAATGGGATGTATACTAGGTCATCAGGTATTGGTGTTGCAGCAGCAATAAATGCCGCCACCCAGCCATACCTAGATACTAACCTCTGCAATGGTAGCATCCTTTGTTTGGTCTTATCGGTAAGGATTCTTCTGCCATAGTAGCTACCATAAAATATTACCATCTTACCAGCAGTGGCACCGATGGCGCTAATCAATGCCAGAATGTGAGGATTAAACTTAGGATCGATACTCATTGTAACTAGTATGAAGAAAAATGGAACCGGAATGAAGACAACCGCACTACCTACAAAACTTACGATAAAGAGGCTAAGATAACCTACCTCCTCACTGAAGGGAAATAGACTTGATACGTCTACCAAATCATCTTACATCTATTGTGCTTGTATTTAATTAATTGTAATATGATCAGTAACCTCTTGCAAAGTATACCACTTGTTTTCCTTCTTTCTTGCAATATATACATTCTGAAACCTTATCCTGGTTGAACGGTATTACTCTGATGTCAGCTCCAGTCTCCTCTTTTATTCTGTTCTCACATTCCATGGCACCACACCACGATGCCTTAATATAACCACCGTTCTCAACAATTCTCCTGAAAGTTTCATAATCATCTATCTCATGAATATTTTTTTCAAGCAATTCCTTTGCTTTCCTATACAGATTATCTTGTACATTTTGCAAGTTTTCTGCCACTTTGTTCCTAACTTCATTGATAGCAATGTTTATCTTTTGTCCCGTATCACGCCTAACAAGAATAACAGAGTTCTTCTCAAGATCCTTTGGCCCTATTTCCAAGCGTAATGGCACACCCTTCATCTCCCAATCGTTGAACTTGTATCCAGGGGTGAATTCTATCCTGTCATCTACATGGACCTTAAAATCTGACAATATATTTTTTAGCTCTCTAGCTCTCTTCAGAATGACAGATTTTTCCTTATCTCCGTACAATATGGGCACGATTACAACCTGTATAGGTGCTACCTTTGGGGGTAATACCAATCCCTTATCATCACCATGCACCATTACCAATGCGCCGATCAAACGCCATGAAATTCCCCAGGAGGTTTGCCATGTGTAATGCTCCTTATCATCTGTGCCCAGGTACTTTATGTTAAATGGTTTCGAAAAATTTTGTCCTAGATTATGTGATGTGCCCATCTGCAATGCCTTTCCATCTGCCATCAAGGCTTCTAGCGTTGTAGTATACAGAGCTCCAACAAACTTTTCCTTTTCACTCTTGTATCCGACAATAACTGGAATTGCAAGGTGGTTTTCAATTATATCCTTGTAAATTTCCAGTATGGACATG
The sequence above is drawn from the Nitrososphaerales archaeon genome and encodes:
- a CDS encoding DDE-type integrase/transposase/recombinase: MQKQLFKALYIRNSQTKNYMINCIDDCSRKVVSLWSNRKKSRDVLNVLEEWVRVNGNPKKVMHDNGRQFKSKIFRRFMEKNCIKDKAIRNYYPQEQGKVEAYNKIVRNEFLAVEEIASIEDGKMRYAIFVKAYNDEREHGGINGLTPSEMFMQALNSKDSNKKQARVLPM
- the bluB gene encoding 5,6-dimethylbenzimidazole synthase — its product is MSNFSQQEKDGVYKAIHSRRDVRAQFIHDPIPEDVLKRILDAAHHAPSVGFSQPWNFILIKDIEIKRKVKESFSKERERSSKLIEDARRSAYLALKLEGILDAPINLCITYDSTRFGPFVIGRTSISETGVYSVCCAIQNLWLAARAEGIGVGWVSILSNDDLREILGLPEYIEPIAYLTMGYVTHFEDKPDLERVGWLPRLPLNDVIYFERWGNSIGNGWKNLKTLLQDSL
- a CDS encoding nitrilase-related carbon-nitrogen hydrolase, with protein sequence MRKIRIAVTQFKLRPFKRFEMFRYSVLKLMNKSKNADVVVFGEWFTLGLVAIDIDLEKAKYSDIKGIVKYTDDYIEFFSKLARERDQFIVGGTTVEEENGRYYDTCFMFDPSGRIYKHRKTHLFPLEKEKWGMSEYDTLNVVKTKSVKMGVCICYESQIPECARALALNGAEIIFCPSFTLTDAGYYRIRHACEARSVENQLITVMSSVIGKLSSKLVGIGRSAILSPCDKPWPSNGVIADGVMNREMVVGAEINIDNIYTTREKGAARAHADRIRRSSLYEKWYQSNSN
- a CDS encoding SMC family ATPase, encoding MKFRKLILKGFMRFKEQQELVFPENQVTLIFGENGAGKTSILDAICVGLYGRTFRTSFDVADGFLSIADLVNHESTKASIHIEFENFGHNFAVNREINRKGSTGELLEDGEVKAKDDAVYEYVTSKGLGLDWEGFTKSTVILQGEMNVLTDALPATRKEAFVKLFGLDKYSRYQQIVKKEVEEKVLSVKELESANEVLANEVAKIPQVESSIKRLSKTITKLEQQRTSSGKKVQQLSKLRKNLERDYNTYIKLNEKIDGINEQIASIEKTLDEKKSEQKQLLALQSNFAATKRSYEEFISITKSLAKMRPSKSQYDKLYGKMNLLKNTLNDKKEELASIMKDIEERMAIVNRLKKQIPSSKEIKKVREEMVKLERKKVEIEESRYQLTASMNAAINTLNELRSQMNRIRSKHTCPICSQKIPDTKGLLKRYLKEIKSHEAGIKKRQDHLRSISVQLHRIDQRLANVEVSKSKLESVYSRQDELFEERNRLDALSNKKDKIIKEIEGVSREIEQYKNRLVSLRFSTTEYDSLEKNVTLLRQQKIAEKYSSVQTQLKLLPKIVSEVSKLTSNLLQMKEERRKLLSLVKELQDIEHKFALVKEELQSVEKIHEQNVVTLTKERTNYNTLTKHLAELKKKESVLERNEDAIEKTRATISTLEELMAIFSNIPENILKRLVPYVEKESTAIINELSEGTITAVNIDSETLSIGATIGGEERPIQYFSGGQQTRINMALRIAISRILSKLPHTKEHALASMQTLFIDEGDFGNLDEAGVREAMGVIHNLTREFSRIVLLSHLESVRSNFQGYMVEVVKTTPSQSTIHIPMAAINVQPEVL
- a CDS encoding exonuclease SbcCD subunit D, with translation MRILQTSDNHLGQVAYSRVDPQTGLNARGLDYLHAFKSICKMALTERVDVLVIAGDLFANATPHPYYTLEVTRLLKRLSKAGTMILIVSGNHETPKTASGLNPLTILSEIDNVFVATEPSTFILGSYDFVCVPAPSKFDEVGAKFSGMLDAALEKSTSDKKILVAHVPVEGAQLGSEQLVEPFAGEYVKPDQIPDRFSYVALGHMHKFQQIQNVSIPMFYSGSSERFDFGEEGEEKYALLVELEEGIKVKPVRLPIRKMITVIDFDCSGSSASKIEKFVLDSIELRASELKNALVRIKLENIDIHENNAISWESIMEKLEDCKVFDYKVQARTTVSLPETAQLGEHYILPPVKELELYVKSKRKYAINAQMLLKMGSKIIKRAEKA
- a CDS encoding TldD/PmbA family protein — protein: MSSEDLALKAVDHARNLGATYADVRFEVRSDKELLIENGSIEHFASTENSGIGIRVLVNGAWGFYAYANPNSMNDVSNAAEQAFKLAKSSSMYVKNKIILADAKAFVDKVTYDYKKDPRESMDELERIARECDKIMRGSNRISKSSVSVGYTYVEKLFVNSDGARIHQQYIDTITSLSATAHESGLTQNVSATEGGRGGIEMLTEHVDVRKTAAHIAQKASELIDAKPAKEHKAQVVLNPDFVALLTHEILGHPSEADRVLGYEMAWAGGAWWTGKLGQKVGSDSLSVSDNPVIKNSLGHYKYDDEGVLAREKILIKNGILNDHMHSRETAVKFNVEPNAGMRATGYEFIPLIRMACTYVNAGDWNREEMIKEVKDGYLICNMKVPSIDMMRYNWSISCQYGYRIRNGEVEGMLRDVIVMGIAPEFFGSIDACSKEFEIRPILNCGKGDPMQTMRMGNGGPYIRGVATVKSVE
- a CDS encoding uracil-DNA glycosylase, with translation MKDDLETIAEQVRKCTLCDLCKGRKNAVPGEGCSYARIMFVGEAPGRNEDEQGRPFVGAAGKLLTLALEEAGLSREDVFITNVVKCRPPNNRVPTDQERASCRPYLERQIKLIDPAIICILGRTAYESLLKGGSITSDRGKLVRYENRYYFLTVHPAAAIYNPGLKSIFKKDIIKLGNSLKELESKRGSLEKYL
- a CDS encoding DNA-3-methyladenine glycosylase produces the protein MKIIPREFYNRDTVEVAKDLLGKILVRVVDRNILSGIIVETEAYRSTDDPASHSFRGKTKRNSVMFGEVGHAYVYFTYGNHYCLNVVAKDSNTLAGAVLIRSIEPIEGIKHMQRFRGTSDLYNLTTGPGKLTKALNITRMQNGIDVTRKGEIYVLDGNYVDDSCIITSSRIGIRTALEKKWRFLIANNKFVSKKGKNYN
- a CDS encoding VTT domain-containing protein translates to MVDVSSLFPFSEEVGYLSLFIVSFVGSAVVFIPVPFFFILVTMSIDPKFNPHILALISAIGATAGKMVIFYGSYYGRRILTDKTKQRMLPLQRLVSRYGWVAAFIAAATPIPDDLVYIPLGLSKYNPMRFLVATLAGKVLLSEVIAVLANVVGLSLLLPYLENIPDITTFYIYLGIFGAVLTLVIIYMLRIDWGKYVGKWFPWTVRDDEESNGDKGNGDDDNRNDKC